In Podospora pseudopauciseta strain CBS 411.78 chromosome 3, whole genome shotgun sequence, one genomic interval encodes:
- a CDS encoding hypothetical protein (COG:S; EggNog:ENOG503P10C), with translation MDEEHTITLNLGSSPDPLIDPILSPPMLPPSRVKPRAQPAARLLSIARSPRKRTFELDIGSPVSPQRLLVTVQAEDEVRNTKGIKRRLFQSPTPKRGVMRGGGDVTTTVVPVRGLSDDEGVTPRRRGRPRKSGTPVPTTRRKRPGTPGAKAVVARGTSRSPQKSPQKQQPLDEDALEHIEATPGPVSLLKRPAKRKSMTPAKEDTQPRKRGRPRKSQVPAEMNMGSIAEILQQDNASRLPPVQHDFFGQDQFTAGEDHDDDGAGDMEDDIWLGTLSSPAAQRLRTSLSNRSPPKEPSPAPEPEPEAEPSPEPEQQPQPEHSEGDFDEQGEWGDMHDGPEDDYDEGDYMTSPVRDLGDAQDTMAGAEDFTEVPLAELRSLMNSSMMAGQEQQQEEELGEATKVIIKNGIDYLRQGRGTAAGEGSQEAVQETGEEHDFGFGVGPGRTSQLEAAELRKPFDFGSSFHPGQSTQMPSVRRRRETNFNFSVGPEKPAASSHAEQLEGLDFGQSIQKSPTPPRKNFDFDFSILPGENTAAERRSESASSSPVGQQEAKAAERAAVLRREVVGFGSSIGPVQKADTSSFEVKSRSFDPDFFSDESREQSAEPRQGSEEPRRHSEEPRRESEEPRQESEEPRHESEEPRQASEEPSQKEQYSRSRPDPDFEFSDGPVPQPEPDQDVQPERQWAETSGYSATEQQDDPGQEPDREQPKPYKWPYKRLPPRPSEVEIRAEVEAEDEPADDSDAWWNRVPEKPKPIKKPKSLLGKLIRKAARQRTDSVNTTQEPSPADTSNLSGEGDSFSTLPDEVYAAATPGQHVEPQLEEQHDDEVRDGEREEEPDNDGGEEEAQAASHPIQPSIERPSPTPSPIPSEAEGDGVDEDAGTVSPNQPAQPNVQVEMPSSPPASDPSPPVPVARLPQHTRTKSNETPADQLSDVAPLPRTDLNVQSLNLAPPGSQPRPSLSPIVRAGRVLQLVTSDPPSPPGRDSVLRSPFRGSFEKSSQSPAPFISQPRATRSPSPQRTDTAQEKQQDRPWFRGLQQVKNFVAETAKSLSPTRISNPRPEPEQEPEEEPEEDLQETPSRRSSGREARFSEPEVDPEATVSAPNSAIAEPAQRRAQERAEPARTSNFGFRGSFTSSRNHETTDRRPQQKATRLPAKEPIPQPEPEPFTMDPVNTQQSEQPAQEEEDDADFWLEAGGVTPFAPRVAPPQIKAPVVESRQSSKIPTLGRSISRQQQRDGQEIQLRSSRNSQIDDAYEIEQESSSILEQLDKRPAVKPTPAPARTNLSGFFSSPVLLPGQETPGMGLFKPSRREPANNLVQQQQKERKKLRQPDNSLFAHLVEIEEQQNQSATAEAVTEKQSGFGNASQNVEVPSGTHDDSLESIDGGLKGKEKDRGRRSTSARAQEIMEKRLARIAEGQRKAKEQMTAASTSQSFALQPSTSQPSASQPSAAQPSTTQPSTSRTDNTADQAKTSIWAKGKEPERPPIPAPRLPSPVEPQENPNKIPQLRNFAPRRREFGENTLFQPQAGPAKAAAPPATANVLNPDNSQVGRFFEESRQLIEPQKKRRQRVRAQNGQQISAEVFSSPKTTPPRHEPNRAASPAKSSFRSPLKGKTPGPVVEFTSSTLSPLPRERRANSPQKTRQSRSQKQGAGEGGIAERTGADNRREEPVVSYPELPEPQPEASEEEKNGRQADPFSDTSQQRKDRELREQQDRQGWRAQELGPPLHYGKASFEQRLHQAKAQEPEQRPRGATWDEYGREVEEQPSELDWEAIGEQEPDQGHYDEDGEDRDQELTPPLSEQDQQRYEPYQPRQRDYQGRDLEPVEEEDYSDEEEEGDYDHHQQGTFAQEGDYDHEDDYDHGDYNQEDDHDHHQQGEHDHEQEQEEEPPQSFFPKLSLPSLPNPLSLLSSLVPTTTSPPPNDPLKGWGIPNWELLDQCLTLHRQHRLPILPLSDVSKSYVGLVPSIGEPQEAMTIEVWHLQIVEYYKHVVLHTRGEEDKWTEWELVRMLFAVLIGEMRRRDRKGMEERRRKREEVKKERERKKRGWFSLGGVFAGGGKKYKVEKPKRKERSRR, from the exons ATGGATGAAGAACACACCATAACGCTGAACCTGGGATCTTCACCCGACCCGCTAATAGATCCGATTCTCAGCCCACCGATGCTGCCGCCGTCGCGCGTCAAACCACGAGCCCAACCCGCCGCGCGACTTTTATCCATTGCGAGATCGCCTAGGAAACGAACCTTTGAGCTCGACATTGGCAGCCCCGTTTCGCCACAGAGGCTGCTGGTGACTGTCCAGGCTGAGGACGAGGTGAGGAATACAAAGGGCATAAAGCGCCGGCTTTTCCAATCGCCGACGCCGAAACGGGGAGTtatgaggggaggaggggatgttACCACTACCGTGGTGCCAGTGCGCGGTctgagtgatgatgagggagTGACGCCGCGGAGGAGAGGTCGGCCACGGAAATCTGGGACGCCGGTACCTACGACGCGACGAAAACGACCTGGTACACCGGGAGCGAAGGCTGTTGTTGCGAGAGGCACGTCTCGATCGCCACAAAAGTCCCCTcagaagcagcagccactAGACGAAGATGCGCTGGAACATATCGAGGCGACGCCGGGACCCGTCAGCCTGTTGAAGAGGCCGGCGAAACGAAAGTCGATGACACCCGCAAAAGAGGATACCCAGCCGAGAAAAAGAGGACGGCCGCGGAAGAGTCAGGTTCCTGCCGAGATGAATATGGGTAGCATTGCGGAAATACTACAACAGGACAACGCTTCGAGATTACCACCAGTACAACATGACTTTTTCGGCCAGGATCAATTCACGGCAGGGGAGGAtcacgatgatgatggtgcagGCGACATGGAGGATGATATCTGGCTTGGGACCCTTTCGTCGCCTGCCGCGCAGAGACTCCGGACGAGTTTAAGCAATCGATCTCCCCCGAAggaaccatcaccagcaccagaACCCGAGCCTGAAGCAGAACCGTCCCCAGAGCCggaacaacaaccacaacccgAGCACTCCGAAGGTGATTTCGATGAACAAGGCGAGTGGGGCGACATGCACGATGGACCCGAGGACGATTACGATGAGGGCGATTACATGACAAGTCCGGTTCGAGATTTGGGGGATGCTCAGGATACCATGGCGGGAGCGGAGGACTTTACAGAGGTCCCGCTTGCCGAGCTCAGGTCTCTGATGAATTCCAGTATGATGGCCGGGCAAGAACAACAGCAAGAGGAAGAGCTCGGTGAAGCCACAAAAGTCATTATTAAAAATGGTATCGACTATCTTAGGCAGGGTCGAGGGACTGCGGCTGGGGAGGGCTCACAAGAGGCAGTACAAGAGACAGGGGAAGAGCATGATTTCGGGTTTGGTGTCGGGCCAGGGCGGACATCTCAACTGGAAGCTGCTGAGTTAAGGAAGCCATTTGACTTTGGTTCTAGTTTTCACCCTGGGCAGAGCACTCAAATGCCTTCTGTGCGCCGACGAAGGGAGACCAACTTCAACTTCAGTGTCGGGCCTGAGAAACCTGCTGCATCTTCTCATGCTGAGCAGCTGGAGGGACTCGATTTCGGACAAAGCATTCAAAAATCCCCCACTCCACCACGGAAGAACTTTGATTTTGATTTTAGCATTTTGCCGGGTGAGAACACGGCTGCTGAGAGGAGAAGCGAGTCTGCTTCCAGCTCCCCTGTTGGACAACAAGAAGCAAAGGCTGCTGAGAGGGCAGCTGTTTtgcggagggaggtggttggttttggttcTAGCATTGGACCAGTGCAGAAAGCTGACACTTCTTCCTTTGAAGTGAAGAGCAGATCGTTTGATCCTGATTTTTTTAGTGACGAGTCTAGGGAACAGAGCGCGGAGCCAAGGCAAGGTTCTGAAGAGCCCAGGCGACACAGCGAGGAGCCAAGGCGAGAGTCTGAGGAGCCACGACAAGAAAGCGAGGAACCCAGGCATGAGTCTGAGGAGCCGAGACAAGCGTCTGAAGAACCGTCACAGAAAGAACAGTACTCTAGGTCGAGGCCCGACCCAGACTTTGAGTTCAGTGATGGGCCTGTTCCGCAACCCGAGCCGGACCAGGATGTGCAGCCAGAAAGACAATGGGCCGAGACCTCAGGATATTCAGCAACCGAGCAGCAAGATGACCCAGGACAAGAACCAGACCGGGAGCAACCCAAGCCTTACAAATGGCCTTACAAACGATTGCCACCCCGTCCCAGTGAGGTCGAAATCCGAGCTGAAGTCGAAGCCGAGGATGAACCCGCAGACGACTCCGATGCTTGGTGGAACCGAGTTCCAGAAAAGCCGAAGCCAATAAAGAAGCCAAAGTCACTACTCGGGAAGTTGATCCGCAAGGCTGCTCGTCAACGGACAGATTCGGTCAACACAACGCAGGAACCATCGCCTGCCGACACATCAAACCTGAGTGGAGAAGGGGATTCCTTCTCTACCTTGCCCGATGAAGTGTATGCCGCTGCAACTCCAGGCCAACACGTGGAACCGCAGCTTGAAGAGCAACATGACGACGAAGTGCGCGatggagaaagagaggaggaACCGGAcaatgatggaggggaagaggaagcgcAGGCCGCGAGCCACCCAATCCAGCCGTCTATTGAGCGGCCTTCACCA ACACCATCCCCAATACCCTCCGAGGCTGAAGGCGATGGCGTAGACGAAGATGCAGGGACCGTTtcacccaaccaacccgCACAGCCGAATGTTCAGGTCGAGATGCCCTCTTCCCCACCTGCCAGTGACCCTAGCCCGCCGGTCCCTGTTGCCCGCCTGCCGCAGCACACCAGAACAAAGTCGAACGAAACCCCAGCCGATCAGCTGTCGGACGTGGCACCTCTACCGAGAACAGACTTGAATGTACAGTCACTAAACCTAGCGCCCCCAGGATCGCAGCCCCGGCCTAGCCTTTCACCCATAGTACGTGCCGGCCGAGTTTTGCAGCTTGTGACATCCGATCCGCCCTCGCCCCCAGGGAGAGACAGTGTACTGCGGAGTCCATTTCGGGGATCGTTTGAGAAGTCGAGCCAGTCCCCCGCGCCCTTTATCTCACAGCCCCGAGCCACCCGCTCCCCGTCACCACAGCGTACTGACACCGCCCAGGAGAAGCAGCAGGACCGACCTTGGTTTAGAGGACTGCAGCAGGTTAAGAATTTTGTTGCCGAAACAGCCAAGAGTTTGTCGCCCACCCGGATTTCGAATCCCAGGCCAGAACCTGAGCAGGAGCCTGAGGAGGAACCCGAGGAGGATCTTCAGGAGACCCCAAGTAGAAGAAGTTCTGGGCGTGAGGCGCGTTTTAGTGAGCCTGAGGTTGACCCAGAAGCTACCGTTAGCGCTCCCAATTCTGCGATCGCTGAACCAGCACAACGTCGGGCTCAAGAGCGAGCCGAGCCTGCGCGCACAAGCAATTTTGGTTTCCGGGGCTCGTTTACTTCTAGCCGAAATCACGAGACTACAGACAGGAGACCACAACAAAAAGCGACTCGTCTGCCTGCCAAAGAACCGATACCCCAGCCTGAACCGGAGCCTTTCACTATGGACCCTGTTAACACACAGCAATCAGAGCAGCCGGctcaggaagaggaagatgatgctgATTTCTGGCTCGAGGCTGGTGGCGTCACCCCTTTCGCTCCAAGAGTGGCGCCCCCGCAGATCAAAGCACCTGTTGTTGAGTCCCGGCAGAGCAGCAAGATCCCGACTCTGGGGAGGAGTATCAGCCGTCAACAACAGAGGGATGGCCAAGAAATTCAGCTTCGCTCTTCACGGAATTCTCAGATTGATGACGCTTATGAAATCGAACAAGAGTCCAGTTCTATTCTGGAACAGCTTGACAAGCGGCCGGCCGTCAAACCCACCCCAGCTCCGGCGAGGACCAATCTGAGCGGCTTTTTTTCATCGCCTGTCTTGTTACCTGGCCAAGAGACGCCCGGTATGGGGTTGTTCAAGCCATCGCGGCGAGAGCCAGCCAACAACCTAgtgcaacagcaacaaaaggAACGCAAGAAGCTGCGACAACCGGATAATAGCTTGTTTGCTCATTTGGTGGAGATTGAGGAACAGCAAAATCAAAGTGCTACTGCTGAAGCAGTCACTGAGAAGCAATCGGGTTTCGGGAATGCTTCGCAGAACGTGGAGGTGCCGTCTGGCACACATGATGATAGCCTTGAAAGCATCGATGGCGGTTTAAAAGGCAAGGAAAAGGACAGAGGACGGAGGTCCACTTCTGCTCGTGCTCAGGAGATCATGGAGAAGCGGTTGGCCAGGATCGCGGAAGGTCAGAGGAAGGCGAAGGAGCAGATGACAGCAGCCTCTACATCGCAGTCATTTGCATTGCAGCCTTCAACATCGCAACCCTCTGCATCTCAGCCGTCTGCAGCGCAGCCGTCTACAACTCAGCCATCTACTTCTCGGACGGATAACACGGCCGATCAAGCAAAGACGAGCATTTGGGCCAAGGGCAAAGAGCCAGAACGACCGCCCATCCCCGCCCCTCGCCTCCCCTCTCCCGTCGAGCCTCAAGAGAACCCGAATAAGATCCCCCAGCTTCGAAACTTTGCGCCCCGCAGACGAGAATTTGGAGAAAACACCCTCTTCCAACCACAGGCAGGGCCCGCCAAAGCAGCAGCCCCCCCGGCCACCGCCAATGTACTCAACCCAGACAACAGCCAAGTCGGCCGCTTCTTTGAGGAAAGCCGTCAGTTAATTGAGCCTCAAAAGAAACGTCGGCAGCGGGTACGGGCTCAAAACGGTCAACAAATCTCGGCCGAGGTTTTTTCTAGTCCAAAAACTACGCCTCCGAGACATGAGCCGAACCGAGCGGCGTCTCCTGCTAAATCCTCGTTTCGATCGCCGCTCAAGGGGAAGACTCCCGGGCCGGTTGTCGAGTTTACGAGTAGTACGCTCTCGCCGTTGCCGCGCGAGAGGCGGGCAAACTCACCGCAGAAGACGAGGCAATCTCGGAGTCAGAAGCAAGGTGCTGGAGAAGGTGGAATTGCTGAGCGGACTGGGGCGGACAACCGTCGTGAGGAGCCGGTGGTTAGCTACCCTGAGCTGCCTGAGCCACAGCCTGAAGCCagtgaagaggaaaagaatgGGCGGCAAGCTGATCCTTTCTCGGATACCTCTCAGCAGCGAAAAGATCGGGAGTTGAGAGAGCAGCAGGACCGGCAGGGCTGGAGGGCACAAGAGTTGGGACCGCCGCTGCACTATGGGAAAGCGTCGTTTGAACAGAGACTTCATCAGGCCAAGGCGCAAGAACCGGAACAGAGACCGAGGGGGGCTACGTGGGATGAGTATGGCCGGGAAGTGGAGGAGCAGCCGTCAGAGCTGGATTGGGAGGCGATTGGGGAGCAGGAGCCTGATCAGGGTCATtacgatgaggatggtgaagaCAGGGACCAAGAGCTTACCCCTCCTCTGTCTGAACAGGACCAGCAGCGGTATGAACCGTATCAGCCTCGGCAACGTGATTACCAGGGGAGGGATCTTGAGcctgttgaggaagaggattactcggatgaggaagaagagggagattacgatcaccatcaacaggGCACCTTCGCTCAAGAGGGTGACTACGATCACGAGGATGACTATGACCATGGCGACTACAACCAAGAAGACGAccatgatcatcatcaacagggCGAACACGACCATGaacaagagcaagaagaagaaccccCCCaatccttcttccccaaactctccctcccctccctccccaaccccctttctctcctctcctcccttgtccccaccaccacctctccccccccaaatgACCCCCTCAAAGGATGGGGAATTCCCAACTGGGAACTCCTAGACCAAtgcctcaccctccaccgccaacatcgcctccccatcctccccttaTCCGACGTCTCAAAATCCTACGTCGGTCTCGTCCCCTCAATCGGGGAACCACAAGAAGCAATGACGATTGAGGTCTGGCACTTGCAGATAGTAGAGTACTACAAACATGTTGTCTTGCACacccgaggagaagaagataaATGGACGGAGTGGGAGCTTGTACGGATGTTATTTGCTGTGCTGATAGGGGAGATGAGAAGACGGGATAGGAAGGGGATGGAGGaacggaggaggaaaagggaggaggtaaagaaggagagggagaggaaaaaGAGGGGGTGGTTTAGCCTTGGAGGGGTGTTTGCTGGTGGGGGGAAGAAGTATAAGGTTGAAAAGCCGAAGAGGAAagagaggagcaggaggtgA
- a CDS encoding hypothetical protein (COG:S; EggNog:ENOG503P1NP) — MATTDPSSAVAPVGTSAQATQSKRDKRRQLISDRLAQLDDRLARDRDQTFREQLHKIQMDTNLVMRIDPYAERPFDNLEEEYQQILHQLNADASTTPQSYLGAAGPRFTDWMNKVQDLMEERDYALAKHKFDYDKKVSEYMNTHAFKVETANREYRALSQTLRDRLINAITTKKFRLNKEKEALEISDSSALLLHPNQFSITNPASPGGTHAKRATRLRRGEIDDMSLDNKKRKRNNNDDDGSPAPQRRALDNANTTPLWQTDRLAVRKTTGPIYSIDKLFTDKELSMTYNTAAFAAHKYLLTHKPKFDENGRPIQSPDGSDSGNGEHDDDGDSVPSAPPMERNISHVTRSGLRGSNNPNFVDDKLMGMELLANFDFPGNFDRMLAADPKLPATFPSTYIKGHNRLEYNTTNSLANDDVNGDMMVMQALKQYEQANGLGSSFAVENGSRKLLEAASYPARDHRFVAYLQGERPSENEVRKRLGLPVLPDTVEPVMSNERSSTPRPGHGGTPGQSPAKGFGGVPMSRQSSANGVPMSRSSSRKGGRGGRGG; from the exons ATGGCTACGACAGACCCTTCCTCGGCCGTTGCGCCGGTTGGAACATCAGCGCAAGCAACACAGTCTAAGAGAGACAAGCGCCGCCAGTTGATCTCCGATCGACTGGCCCAGCTTGACGATAGGCTGGCTAGAGACAGGGACCAAACCTTCCGCGAGCAACTTCACAAGATCCAAATGGACACAAATCTGGTCATGAGGATTGACCCATACGCTGAGCGACCATTTGACAATCTCGAGGAGGAGTACCAAcaaatcctccaccagcTGAACGCCGATGCGagcacaacaccacaatCGTACCTTGGAGCGGCCGGTCCGAGATTCACAGACTGGATGAACAAGGTCCAGGACTTGATGGAGGAGCGTGACTACGCTTTAGCGAAGCACAAG TTTGACTATGACAAGAAGGTGTCTGAGTACATGAACACCCACGCCTTTAAGGTCGAGACAGCGAACCGAGAATACCGCGCGCTCTCCCAAACCCTTCGCGACCGCCTAATCAACGCCATTACCACCAAAAAATTCCGATTAAataaggagaaggaggcacTGGAAATCTCCGACTCGTCTGCTCTTCTGCTTCACCCGAACCAGTTCAGCATCACAAACCCTGCCAGCCCTGGCGGTACCCACGCCAAGCGAGCGACGAGGTTGCGACGAGGAGAGATTGACGACATGTCCTTGGACAATAAGAAGCGAAAGCGCAAtaacaacgacgacgatggcTCCCCAGCCCCCCAGCGACGAGCTCTAGATAATGCTAATACCACGCCTCTCTGGCAAACCGACCGCCTAGCAGTGCGCAAGACCACCGGACCAATCTACAGCATCGACAAGCTATTTACCGACAAGGAGCTCTCAATGACCTACAACACGGCTGCCTTTGCCGCCCACAAATATCTGTTGACGCATAAGCCAAAGTTTGATGAGAACGGCCGTCCTATCCAGTCGCCAGACGGTAGCGACTCCGGCAACGGCGAGCACGACGATGACGGCGACTCGGTTCCCTCTGCGCCCCCAATGGAGCGCAATATTTCGCACGTGACTCGCAGCGGACTTCGTGGCTCAAACAATCCCAACTTCGTGGATGACAAGCTCATGGGAATGGAGTTGCTCGCCAATTTTGACTTTCCTGGCAACTTCGACAGGATGCTTGCTGCAGACCCCAAACTCCCAGCCACATTCCCATCCACATACATCAAGGGGCACAACAGACTTGAgtacaacaccaccaacagcctcGCTAACGACGACGTCAATGGTGATATGATGGTCATGCAAGCCCTCAAGCAGTATGAGCAGGCCAATGGCCTTGGATCGAGCTTTGCTGTGGAGAATGGAAGCCGCAAGCTCCTCGAAGCTGCCTCTTACCCAGCTAGAGACCACCGCTTTGTTGCTTACCTTCAGGGCGAAAGGCCTTCGGAGAACGAGGTGCGCAAGCGCCTCGGGCTTCCGGTGCTGCCAGATACAGTCGAGCCTGTTATGAGCAACGAAAGGAGCAGCACCCCGCGTCCAGGTCATGGAGGTACACCAGGCCAGTCGCCAGCCAAGGGTTTCGGAGGAGTGCCAATGAGCCGACAATCCAGTGCCAATGGTGTTCCTATGagccgcagcagcagtcgGAAGGGAGGACGTGGTGGACGGGGCGGTTAG
- a CDS encoding hypothetical protein (COG:A; EggNog:ENOG503Q3BW): MEHLSIHDHQHGPPPPGMMPQPPQHPGGPVPQGMMPPGLGRPPQPQQLPAQMFTTAAQLLDLTDKKLLISLRDGRKLIGILRSWDQFANLVLQSTKERIFVPPVLSEKEPTGIFADIDRGTFLVRGENVLLLGEIDLDKDDDAPPGYQLADIKMVEKLARERKKEEKVKEKKKTKMLGKEGFEGENLGEMPLI; encoded by the exons ATGGAGCACCTCTCAATACATGACCACCAACAcggccctcccccccctggAATGATGCCGcaaccacctcaacatcCAGGCGGCCCTGTACCCCAGGGCATGATGCCCCCGGGACTCGGCcgccctccccagccccagcaGTTGCCAGCCCAGATGTTTACCACTGCTGCTCAGCTGTTGGATCTCACAGATA AAAAACTCCTGATCTCCCTCCGCGACGGCCGTAAATTGATAGGCATCCTCCGCAGCTGGGATCAATTCG ccaacctcgtcctccaatCCACAAAAGAGCGCATCTTCGTCCCCCCCGTCCTCTCGGAAAAAGAGCCAACCGGCATCTTCGCCGACATCGACCGGGGTACGTTCCTAGTCAGAGGCGAGAACGTGTTGTTGCTTGGAGAAATCGACCTCGACAAGGACGACGATGCGCCCCCGGGGTATCAGCTGGCCGACATAAAGATGGTGGAGAAGCTcgcgagggagaggaagaaggaggagaaggtcaaggaaaagaagaagaccaagatGCTGGGGAAGGAGGGCTTTGAGGGGGAGAATTTGGGGGAGATGCCGCTCATCTAa
- a CDS encoding hypothetical protein (EggNog:ENOG503NW45; COG:S) produces the protein MAIDHLPPSGDVTAPLNFYSPPSDNSPPFNLADLPPDSPTPPRNYGSTPVPTLIHDARPNLASFTLDRDSFQILTSQPPPTSEPSLFTSDTSIKTHYYPEITSLLLSTIPNATHILIFDHTIRLPSPSAPRTPVQRVHIDQTALSAAQRVRKHLPPEEADKILSTGTRYRIINVWRPLNDAPLESFPLAFASSASLRDEEVVPVEHRYTQTGYIGQTAAIAHHPDQKWYYLSAMQNTERILLQCFDSEALKENSEVKGGRVAHSAFEDPRTRPEAEGRRSIEVRALVFGP, from the coding sequence atggccatcgaccacctccccccctcaggCGACGTAACCGCCCCCCTCAACTTCtactcccccccctccgacaattccccccccttcaaccttgccgacctcccccccgactccccaactcccccccgAAACTACGGCTCAACCCCCGTCCCAACCCTCATCCACGACGCCCGCCCCAAcctcgcctccttcaccttaGACCGTGACTCCTTCCAaatcctcacctcccaaccccctcccacttccgaaccctccctcttcacctccgaCACCTCCATCAAAACCCACTACTACCCCGAAAtaacctccctcctcctctccaccatcccaaACGCAACCCACATCCTGATATTCGACCACACTATccgcctcccctccccatccgccccCCGAACCCCCGTTCAGCGCGTCCACATCGATCAAACCGCCCTATCCGCCGCCCAGCGCGTAAGGaaacacctcccccccgaGGAGGCCGACAAAATCCTCTCAACCGGCACCCGATACCGCATCATCAACGTCTGGCGACCCCTCAATGACGCACCCCTTGAATCCTTCCCCCTCGCTTTTGCCTCCAGCGCAAGTTTACGAGATGAGGAAGTGGTGCCGGTAGAGCACAGGTACACCCAGACGGGCTACATAGGGCAGACGGCCGCCATTGCCCATCATCCTGATCAAAAGTGGTATTACCTTTCCGCGATGCAGAACACCGAACGGATTCTCCTGCAGTGTTTTGACTCGGAGGCGCTAAAGGAAAACAGTGAGGtcaagggggggagggtggcgcACTCGGCGTTTGAGGATCCACGCACCAGACCGGAGGccgaggggaggaggagtatcGAGGTGAGGGCTTTGGTTTTTGGTCCTTGA